CTGTGTACGAATTCCCCTCCAATGTGCTGTAAAtcaatcataacctttccagcaAAGCTCCTCTAGGATCCATTGGGGAAGTGTTTATGGTGATTACACCTATAATGAAGCTAAGTGGCTTGTTTTAACAACATGATACGTACAGTGTGGGCAGGCTTGGAAGGGGCTTCATTGTAGGGATAAGCAAAATGGCAGTAATTAAGGCCAACCTTAGAGGATCTGGGAAGAGTCTCCCAGCCTCTATGTTTCCATGTGCCCACAAGGTGGGGACCCTGCTCATGGGGAGCTGAGACTGACTCCGCATTGGTGCAATGCAAGCTGAAAAGCAGTTCTAGGAAGTCTGCAGTGAAGCCAGAAAAGGTGGATGTGGTCTTTGACAGACATGGGTGTGGTCTGGGGAAACTCCAGCTGAGTGCCACACCTTGCAGGCTGTAATTTAAAGCAGGCAGTTGGCTGTGATCTCTCTGGCTCATTTCCACAGTAAGAATCAGGGGGGCTAAGCAGGGCTCTGAAATAGAATGGGCCACATTGAAATGCCCAGATTTGCAGACATATTTCTGTTCCTCTTTCAATTAATTATACGAAACAGTCAAACCTTACTTCACCTTGCATGGTCTCTTGAAATGTgtgtaactacttatgctaaacaatctgttccacctggtaTTTGCAGTattccaagacctgaagaagcttgtctctctcaccaacagaagttggtccagtaaaagatattacctcccccaccttgtctctctaatatcctggaaccaacacggctacaacaacactgcatatgccTTACTAAGGCAGTTTAGGAAACTGGGAATTACTCCAGGCAGCAGCAGTCCACAGAAGATACATTCATGCGGGACCAGAGAATTTCTCTATCAGTGGACAATAACTTGAATCACAAATTCTAGAAAGTCAGTGAGGATCTCACACCCATTCATGACCTCTCTGTCAATTGCGCTAGAAAAACGTAACTTCAACATCAGCCAGACTTACAAAAAGTGTATTCGCAAAATAGGCAAAAGTTGTTTCTGGCAAAGGGAGGAAGGATGCTCTGTGTATAGAGCATTAGACTGCAATTCAGCAGATTTGAGTTGacgtcccagctctgccacagacaccaTATGtcaccttgggtaagtcacttgatCCTTCTGTTCCTCGTCTGCAAAGTAGAGCTAATGGTTCATTTTCCCACTCTATTTCTGTTGTGGTTATTTAGACTACCAGCTCTTTGGGGGTAGGGACTGGCTCTTGctatatgtctgtacagtgcgGGCCCTGACCTCCATTGGGATCAGTAGGTCCTACTGgaatagcaataaataaataataatccaaTGTTTGTGTGTTGAGCTCTTCCTCTCCTGATGTCTGCAGCAGCCGCTGGACAGCCAAGGATGGATCCTGGGAAACTGAAATGAGGAGAAGCTCTATTCTACTGCTGGGTGTTGGGCTGAAAGCACATTTCACACTGAGGCTAGGGTTGCGAAGGGCTACCACAATACAACTGATAATGATCATTAAGGCTACAGCGAGATACAGCATAGATTTTAAGATCAGCAGGGACCACTGTGAGCATGTAGCCTGACTTTCTGCATCATCACACGGGCCATAGGACTTGCCTGAATTAATTCTTGCTTCCAGTCCAATAGCTGTGGTTGAACAAGAGTAGATCTTTTAGGGAAAAAACAGCCAATCcggattttaaaatgtccagtaaTGACGAATCCACCACGgctcttggtaagttgttccaagaGTTAAtgaccctcactgtcaaaaatttcaccttatttccagttgcaatttgtctggcttcaatttCTAGCCATTGGAGTTTATTATATCTTACTCTGCTAGACCGAAGAGCCCTTTATTATCAAATCCCTGTTCCTCGTGTAAATACtgatagactgtgatcaaatcacacCTTAACCTTTACTTTGTTACGATAAATAGATtgagcctaaggcctggtctacattacgagtttaggtcgactttagcagcattaaatcgaattaagtctggacacgttcacacgacgaagccctttctttcgacttaaagggccctttaaactggtttatttacaccacctccgacgaggggattagcgataaaatcggcatttgcaggtcggaattggggtagtctGGAcagaattcgatgttattggcctccgggaggtatcccacagggcttcattgtgaccgctctggacagcattctcaactcagatgcactgaccaggtagacaggaaaagccccgcgaacgtttgaatttcatttcctgtttgcccagagtggagagcacaggtgaccacgcagagctcatcagcacaggtaaccgtgatggagtcccaggatcgcaaaagagctccagcatgggctgaatgggaggtacgggatctgctcgccatatggggagatgaatcagtgctagctgaactccgtagcagtaaaagaaatggcaaagtattagaaaaggtttccaaggccatgaaggacagaggccataacagggacgcacagcagtgccgcgtgaaaattaaggagctacggcaagcctaccacaaagccagagaagcaaacggaaggtccggggcagggCCGCAAAcctgccgcttctacgcggagctgcatgctattctagggggtgcagccaccactaccccaactgtgagctatgactccctcactggagaaacacacagggaagagggttcggggaacgaggaagatgaggatggaggtaatgtaggtagctcacagcagcaaggaagcggagaaaccggtttccccaacagccaggatatgtttgtcaccctggacctggaaccagtaacccccgaactcacccaagaccctgagggcacacaggggacctctggtgagtgtacctttgtaaatattacacatggtttaaaagcaagcgtgtttaatgattaatttgccctggcaatcgcggccagtacagctactggaaaagtctgttaacatgtatggggatggagcagaaatcctccagggacatctccagaaagctctccttcatgtactcccaaatgctttgcaaaaggtttctggggagggctgccttatcccgtccgccatgataggacactttaccatgccaggccagtagcacgtagtctggaatcattgcataacaaagcattgtagcgtatggtcccggtgtttgctggcatgcagacaacatccactcctgttgcctggcactgcgtgagtgatctctcacacgaaaccggcaggccctcactataggaggaaaaatgcgaccttgtaacgaaagagtgtacccattgttctctaaaatgtgtctttcttaaccacctctcccttctcgtccaccagctgcaaatgtttctccttcacagaggctagtgaacattagaaagagaaaacggaggacgcgggacgatatgttcatggagctccagatgtcctcccacgctgaaagagcacagcagaatgcgtggaggcagtcaatgtcagacatcaaaaaagcacaatatgaacgagaggagaagtggcgggatgaatcgcgggatgaacagagcaagttgcgggctgaagatgataggtggcgtcagcttgcagacacaaggcaagagttgatgctctgtctgctggagcattaaactgatatgctccagcgtatggttgagctgcaggaaaggcagcaggagcagagaccgccgctacagcccctgtgtaaccaacagccctcctccccaagttccatagcctcctcacccagacgcccaagaacacggtgggggggcctccggccacccagtcactccaccccagatgattgcccgagcatcagaaggctggctttcaataagagttaaagttttaaactgcagtgtgtccttttccttccctcttcccccacccatcccgggctaccttggcaattatccccctagttgtgtgatgaattaataaagaatgcatgaatgtgaaataacaatgactttattgcctctgcaagcggtgctcgaagtggggaggggagggtggggtggttggtttacagggaagtagagtgaaccgggtggggggagagggggcggagggttcatcaaggagaaaaacagaagtttcacaccgtagcctggctagtcacaaaactcgttttcaaagcttccctgatgcgcaccgcgccctgctgtgctcctctaaccgccctggtgtctggctgcgtgtaatcagcggccaggcgatttgcctcaacctcccaccccgccataaatgtctcccccttactctcacagatattgtggagcgcacagcaagcagcaataacaatggggatattcttttcgctgaggtctgagcgagtcagtaagctgcgccagcgcacttttaaacgtccaaatacacattccaccaccattcggcacttgctcagcctgtagttgaacaggtcctgactactttccaggctgcctgtgtacggcttcatgagccatggcattaaggggctCATGaagcatcagggagaaacacaaacaactgtcacacagaatggtccccccaaagattaaactgaaaaccctgggtttagcaggccgttgatttcacggagggaggggaagcaaatgaatacagaacaaatctattttttacatcttaagctggtagccgacggtgcagcaagactgatagccactgcagtacgacgacgatggatatcaATAGTAATatgccatcttctaccaaaaggcaaggggctgctgctgtgtagcaatgcagccccacgtctgccagccccacgtctgccagcacccagattgccctcggcctcttctgggtgcttagcagacaatactgggcgattggcagaaaatagcatactacgactgatagccatcatcatcgagacagttgcaTATCTGCctaggtgcccatgattgacagccactgcagtacgatgacaatggttaccagtcataatataccatcttctatcAAAAGGCAAGGGGcaggtgcaatgcagccctacggctgccagccccacggctaccagtcctgctgcaccgtctaccaccaaaaggcagttagctgctgctgctgtgtagcaatgcagtaccacatctgccggcacccagatgacatatggtgacggtgagctgatctgagcgggctccatgcttgccgtgatatgttgtctgcacaggtaacccaggtaaaaaggcgcgaatctattgtctgccagtgctctgacggagggggaggggcctgacgacatgtacccagaaccccccgcgacactgttttgcatcattcaggcattgggatctcaacccagaattccaatgggcggcggagactgcgggaactgtgggatagctacccatagtgcaatgctccggaagtcgacgctagcctcggtactgtggacgcggtccgacGACTAGAGCACTttgagcattttatgtggggacacacaatcggctgtatacaaccgatttctataaaaccggcttctataaattcgacctaatttcgtagtgtagacataccctaagagaggttttctaatccttccatcattctcgtggctcttctctgagccctctccaatttatcagcatcagTGGTCTCCAAGTGCATTACAAAGGAGGTTAACAAACCTCCTGGCTCCTACTCGATATTGCCTTGTTTattcatccaaggattgcattagtcagcagcagggctggctctagtttttttgccaccccaagcaaaaaatttttgggctgccccccaccccagccctgggctctcacctccccccccaaccactgctgccccagccctgggctctctcttccccccccacccgcaccccctgccaccccagccctgggctctctcttcctccccccacccgcaccccctgctgccccagccctgggctctctcttccccccagcccacccacaccccctgccaccccagctctgggctccccctgaccagtgctgactccgcccgctcccccctcgcctccacccggtccggcgctggcagggtcggggtaagcagaagggctcctgggccgcgcctcagcccagggtctctccagccagggctcctgcctccaggaccggtggggagccgggagggcagagctgggggaccgccccagcagggggctgaggagccggggcagggtagccccagagggagcagagtcccggagagcgggacgtgggccccgcatggcagcaccccgccctctatggccctgctgctgcttctggctgccctgccacagtccctgggtggcttgggccgcttcgcccagccccggctgcaccGCTGGGGGGCAGCCGCCGTGCGGCACCTGCAGGCCGCTCCGTGTGCCCCGCGGGGTAGtccccagcccgagtgtctcccgctcagagcctgcccagcccagccacaagaTGCGTCGCTGCTGCCCCGCGGCACGAACCTCAGtggccccagggcaccccccacgcacgacgcgctgctgctgctagggccggctctaggattttgccatgggaagcaaaaaaaaaaaaaaaaaaaatggccagaatgccgcccttgaaaatgtgccgccccaagcacgtgcttggtttgctggtgcctagagctggccctggtcagcagGAGAGGAGTGGCACAGTACTGATCGAGAGATTTTGCGGCTGCcatatcatcatcatcttcatcattGCTGTTATTATTATAGCTGTGCCTAGAGGCCTGAGTCCAGGATCAGGGCTCTACACATGACAAAAAGACAGTGCCTATGTGCAAGAGCCAGCAGGGGGATAGGACAGGCAGATGGGAGGAGCTTGATGTGGTAAGCAGCCATCACAGTGCAGCTGCCTAACCACTGTACTTAACTGGTTCTCTATAGTTTTGCATGCTTCCAGCCCCACTCTTCCTTGAGCACACACACCTGGTGTGGCTAATAGGCACCGCCAACATGGAACAACATGCTTTATTAGCAGCATGCAGCTGCTTTCCTTTCCCACCCCACAGGCAGCTTAGGTTCAGGGGGCAGACCGGTCACACTAATTCCCACcaatctctggctgctgctgcaggggttttctctctctccctcgccAAGAAAGAAACCCATTCTCCTTGCAGGCTACTGGGAAACGAAGGAAGGGGGTTTGCTCACTGGGTTTCAGAGGCAATATGTAACTGCTAGCCACTTCTTGGTTCCTTGCCACTTTGTGTATGTGTAATGCTGCATTAATGCCAATGTCCTGCTTACATTCCAGCGTGGGTAATTATATTCTTCCGCCTGCAGTTCCAACTGCACATGGCATTCTTATGCCCATCCTAAACCACTGTGCAGCAATACTGTGCCGTTAGACACCTGGGAGGAGTGTTCCacaccagagatggctgcatttcagtagccGGTAAAGCAATGCCTATATAAACAGCTATATTCCACTAAGCGTTATGTCAGCTTCTGCAAAAGAAACTGCTgctggatctgaactttcccaaagcTAAAGGGGTCAGGCCCATTTCTATTCAGAACCTATTCATGTTTGCCTAACACTATGTGTAATTTATCAAGAATTATATACGGCCTAAAAGAACCCCCCAGATCTGAACTTGGTGGCTTCAGCCCATTGCTGGAGACTTAAGAATAAGGAACCTGAGCTTTTTCTGCTCGGGACAAGTGACCCTGTTGTCTTCATTTATATCCCACCACAGAGGTGATGGcaataaaactctctctctctctcaaagaagGCTGGGTGCTTGAGAGCATCTTATGACGATGCCTATAGGTGTTCTACTGCCCTGATGCTATTTCCCAGCTAGCATCTGGCTACTATTTCTAGCCACATGATTTTAGAGTGCAGCAGGACATTTTGCTGTTAGTGTCTGACAAGTGCAGCTCAGTGGATGATAATGGAGCCGCTACAGCTttcaagacattaaaaaaaaccccactgaaaACAAACAGATCTCTGCGCTGTACTCTGCAAGTGATGAAAAGGGGGACCAAACTCCCCAAACACCTGCTCCAAGAATCCATCTGAGTGGGAAAAAAAAGTTGAGTTGGATTTAGTGTGGTAATACTTTTAATTAACTCTGCCTTTAAAGCCTTCCGTGAACGAGGTAGGAATTAATTAATCTTTAAGACTCCTTCTGACGTCAcatgggaaagggctgggggcCATTTATATTGTCTGTGGTGACCTCTGGGTGACCCCACAACTCAATGGGGAAGGGAGCCGGGTGGTATGGGGAAGCAATCTAGGGCTACTCGATTTCGTGCGCAGAGATGAAAAAATTCTTTGGTTGGAGGGAATTAGGGAGAGGAGAAATGTTAGTACACTTTTAATTGGAAACCAGGGTCTTCTTTCAGAAGGGCTTGTTTACTTAGGCTTGGCCGCTGGAGCTCAGGGGAGGCAGTAATTGAAGCAAGGGTTTGGGAGATTAAAGAGAACATATGGCTTCCACAGCCTTGCTTTTCATCTGCATTTTCTCACAAAATGGCCTTCAGTTTGTGTCCCTACCTCCCAGCCTCTTACATTTCTGGAGGGCCTTTGGGAAGGCAGCCACCGGCTGGACACGCAGCTCTTAATTTCACAGTTCCTTCCAGCACAGGGAAAGTCAGGGACCAAGCTCCATTGGAGATCTCGATGGGGTTCACCTGGCACTGGGGGAAAGCTGCTGTGGTGACAAGTTCAAGGCCTCAGGGTCTCACTCCACCCGCAGTGAGTTCGAGAGACAGGAAACCATGCGAAGGAGAGTCACAACctcgcgcgggggggggggcactctctGGTTTCACGCCTGTAGCTCCCATTGCCTTGACTGGGATTTATGGCTGCTCAGcccttctggaaatcaggccagcAGCCTGAGAAGAGTTAGGGGACTGAGAAGCCATGGGAAGAGGTTAAAGGAGCACAGAGGTGGCTGGCCAGACTGCATGGGTGACTCTTTCATGAAAGGCTGCACTGGAGCGCTGCTTATACTGTGGTTCTGCCTGCAGAAGCACAGCCTCGTCCTCTTCTCACATGATATGGTATTACCCCACCTTCCTGGAGCACTGCTCTGCTTTGGGGCTTACAGCTCGGTCTCCTTTCCACAGGGCACGGCAGCAGTCCACTGGTTCACACAGCTGCTCAGCCACGGTGAGTGCAAAGCCATCCCTCTCCAGAAGAGGGCAGCGTATCACCCATTTCCCTTTCACTCCATCTCGAAAGAGGCGCATTGAGATGTTGGGTTGCCAGACGGCATCACAAATCAAAGTCACCGTGTCACACGCACACCACCACATTCAGTGAGATCCCGCTACTGAACCTATCGGATGGGAGCAAAGAGATGAACATCCTGGACTGAGCTACAAAGCAGTCACGTCACAAGCAGCAATGGCGGACCGCCACTCAAGGATTTGGATCCTGTTCTGAAGTTTGTCCCAACCctccagatctcctgggtctcCAGAATCTGGCTGGAGTTGTCATAGGAAGAGACTTTTTTCCCTGAGGTTTCTGCCACTCCCTTTGGTTGGGCTAGATGTATTGTAAGCACAGCTGAGGTTGTTGGGAATACCTGGGAAAAAGTTAGCCAAACTTTTTCAAAcctcaaaaaacaacaacccctcaCAAATCAGATCTGGTTCACTTTTGGGGTGAGGCTTCCTGTTGGTTCTTATCTTATCTGAATTGGCTCGCTTGTTCCTCGATAAATATAGATATTTATCTCCAGTAAGTTAAAAGTGGAGGCGAGAGGGATTTTTTGCCAGTTGACTTCCAAGGTCTGATTCAGCACTCTCACAGCACCATGTTCCCAATTCATACATTCCAATATTGGACAATCATCTACTTGACTTTCTAGCAACAATACTTGCAACTGCACCCTCAGCTGTTGGCGTTCATCATTCGTGACGCTAATTGACTCAATATCACAGGGCATGGAAGCCCTCCAATAGGGGCCATCCATATCTGTAGAATATCAGCTTCTTTCTCCAGGAGATCCATTGGCTATAAGGGATCTCACTCATTCTCTGGATACTCACTCACCATAACCGCTGCATCCAAAACCTACAACTCCCCCAACAGTGAAATCAGCAAGGCACCCAACACTCACTACAACAGCTGCAATGATTTTCCACCTCCATTACAAGTGCAGAGAAAGGTCCCAGTCCATCTTCATCACACCTGTACTGGAAAGGGACATGCCCAGAGGATAATGACAACTATTAGGGGAGGCAGTGCGACCTAGTGAACAGAGCACTAGACTAGGATTTAGGAGAGCTGTgttttatttccagctctgcgactggcctgctgggtaacctCGGACCAGTCACgtcgctgctctgtgcctcagtttccccgcttGTGAAATGATGCTGACCCCTTTTGCAAAGCCCCTTGAGATCTGCTACAGAAGAGCTAGCTGTTATTACAGTGACAAAGACTTGCTACAAATGACTGCCGGCTGTTCCTTTCACAGGGCACCGGCCTCCAGGTGTTTAGCACCTTATCGTCTGACAACATGTTTCAAAAAAGAAGCCAACAGTATTTTGGAAAATCAGATGCAATTGCAAGCCACAGGCAAATGGCATGTGTCTGTCTGCCCCTGCTCTTAGACGGCGTCTTTAGGGACTGCACCCCGTCTAACTGAAATATTTCTCCTTaaagttcattttctttttctagcCTTTGCTGCGGGACTGTTcttatttagggttttttttttttttttaaaggaaatgttAAACATTTATGTGTAAAATAATGAAAGAGGCCGATCCAAGGCTCTGGCACCCTAACACATCATTAATAGCACAATCAAATTCCAGCAGCATTAAAGTCACCATTTCAACGGGAACTCAGCCAGCCACGCACCTACCGAAACTCCTTCCCAGCCCTTCGTCATTTGGGGAATCACACCCTCAGCCCTTTCCAAACATCCTATCAAACAGTCCTTTGGCCGTATGCCCGCAAGGTCACCAAATCCGGGGTATGTCAGACTCAGTTTTGGAGTCAGGCTATTTACCGTGGTTCAGAGGCTAGGGAATAGGCAGAGAATTTGGAAGACTTGGAGTCTAGTCCCGGTTCTGCCCCTGAGTCACCAAATGGCCTTGAGCAAGGTACATCATATCtctgtgccacagttttccctctgtaaaaatggaaataatgataAAACTACCCAGCTTTTCTAATccccagatctcaaagcactttacaaaggaggttacTATCCTTagaccccattttacagatggggaaactgaggcacagaaaggggaagtgactcacccaaagTGACCCAGCacaccagtggcagagctgggactataacccaggtctcccaatccagtgctctatccactaggtcacGCTGCCTAATATTAAAACTTActtttagattggaagctctttatGGCAGAGACTGGCTTTGgacctgggcaaaatttttcagacaGAACTCCACCCTCCCCAAACTAAATATATAGTCAGTTTgatcaaaatatttcacaaattcatgcagaactactaactgtggtatgtaacctatcatttaaatcagacactgtgccagatgactggcagatagctaaggtgacaccaatttttaaaaaaggcctcAGAAGTGATCCTAGCAaatacaggc
This Chrysemys picta bellii isolate R12L10 chromosome 8, ASM1138683v2, whole genome shotgun sequence DNA region includes the following protein-coding sequences:
- the LOC135973092 gene encoding uncharacterized protein LOC135973092, which gives rise to MESQDRKRAPAWAEWEVRDLLAIWGDESVLAELRSSKRNGKVLEKVSKAMKDRGHNRDAQQCRVKIKELRQAYHKAREANGRSGAGPQTCRFYAELHAILGGAATTTPTVSYDSLTGETHREEGSGNEEDEDGGNVGSSQQQGSGETGFPNSQDMFVTLDLEPVTPELTQDPEGTQGTSAANVSPSQRLVNIRKRKRRTRDDMFMELQMSSHAERAQQNAWRQSMSDIKKAQYEREEKWRDESRDEQSKLRAEDDRWRQLADTRQELMLCLLEH